In Sphaerisporangium krabiense, the DNA window GGAGGAGTCCGTCGGCGGGACCACCGTCCTCGTCGGCTACACCAACGGCTATTTGGGCTACCTGCCCGTGCGCGCCGCCTACCGCCGGCCGGTCTACGAGGTTCTTCGCTCGCCGGTCGCCGAGGGCGGCGCCGAGCGGGTGATCGCCCGCGCCGCCGCCCTCGTCCCGTCCCCCACAGCACCATCATCGGAGGAACACCCGTGACCAATCCGACCCTCGACCGCCCGCCCGCCGTGCAGGTGCTGCAGGACGCGATGGACCGCGTCCTCACCACCCAGCGCCCGGCGATCGCGCAGGCGGCGCGCCTGTGCGCCGACGCGCTCGCCGGTTCCGGCATCATCCAGGCGTTCGGCACCGGGCACTCCCGCTCGTTCACCATGGAGATCGCCGGCCGCGCGGGCGGGCTGGTGCCCGCGAACCAGATCGCGATCAAGGATCTCGTCATGCACGGCGGCGCCGCCCCCGCCGAGATCCTCGATCCCACCAGCGAGCGGGACCCCTCGCTCGCGCGGCGCATCTGGTCGCTGCACGACATCCGCGCGGACGACGTCTTCCTGATCGCCTCCAACTCCGGCATCAACGGCACGATCGTCGAGATGGCCAAGCTCGCGCGGGAGAACGGCAACGCCGTCGTCGCGGTCACCTCCGTGGCGCACAGCAGGAACACGCCCTCCCGGCACCCGTCGGGGCGGCGGCTGCTCGACGAGGCGGACGTCGTGATCGACAACTGCGGCGTGCCCGGCGACGCGGCCTACACGCTCGCCAACGGCGCCAAGATCGTCCCGACCTCGACCATGACGAGCGTGCTCATCGCCCAGCTCATCACCGCCGAGATCTGCGCGGACCTGCTCGCGCGCGGCATCGCCCCGCCGGTCTACCTGTCCGCCAACATCCCGGCCGGGGACGACCACAACGAGCGGGTCCTGGCCAAGTACGCCGCCCGGATCCGCAAGAGCGAGCCCTGAGGTGTCGCAACCGCCGTCGCGCGCGGCGATCCGTGAAACGCACCGCGAATATGGATTTATCATACGGCCGTAATTCCGGAATCCCTCCCGTGCCGTGAACGAGCACGAGCCCCCCAGGTCACGGTGCCGCGCGCCCGCGCGGCACCCGGCCGGGGAGCAGGTGACCGAATTCGCGATTCGGCCGGATCCCCGGTCCGTATAGCGCCGCGTGGGCGGGACGGGCGGCGCCACCGGCCGCTCCGCTGAATACGAATCGCATTCGGCATAACATTCGCCACACCCCCGCTCCCCTTTCCGCGTTACCGATGAATGGCGACAAATCAGGATCTGTAACTAGTAACTGTTGATTTCCTGAAACATCCCGTTAACGTGGATCTGCACCACCAGGTCGCGAAAGGAGTCAGGAATGCCGGTCCCCCTGGAACGCTCCGAGCAGATCATCGCCGCGTGGCGCAGCGGCGCGGCGGACGCCGACGGCTGGGAGAACCCCGCCGGTCCGCCGCTAGCCCGGTACGCCGAGTCGGAGATCACAGCGGCCTTCGCCGAGACGCGCAGACCCACCGCGTGCACCGGCGCCAACACCATCCCGTGCTGCTGACCAAAAGCCAGAGGGAGCAACAGATGCCAGTGACAACGGAACGCTCCGAAGA includes these proteins:
- a CDS encoding sugar isomerase domain-containing protein; protein product: MTNPTLDRPPAVQVLQDAMDRVLTTQRPAIAQAARLCADALAGSGIIQAFGTGHSRSFTMEIAGRAGGLVPANQIAIKDLVMHGGAAPAEILDPTSERDPSLARRIWSLHDIRADDVFLIASNSGINGTIVEMAKLARENGNAVVAVTSVAHSRNTPSRHPSGRRLLDEADVVIDNCGVPGDAAYTLANGAKIVPTSTMTSVLIAQLITAEICADLLARGIAPPVYLSANIPAGDDHNERVLAKYAARIRKSEP
- a CDS encoding DUF6229 family protein yields the protein MPVPLERSEQIIAAWRSGAADADGWENPAGPPLARYAESEITAAFAETRRPTACTGANTIPCC